A genome region from Coffea arabica cultivar ET-39 chromosome 7e, Coffea Arabica ET-39 HiFi, whole genome shotgun sequence includes the following:
- the LOC113722930 gene encoding prohibitin-3, mitochondrial encodes MGSSQAAVSFLTNIARAAFGLGIGATVLNSSLYTVDGGQRAVLFDRFRGVIDDTVGEGTHFLIPWLQKPFIFDIRTRPHTFSSISGTKDLQMVNLTLRVLSRPEVPRLPIIFKTLGLEYDEKVLPSIGNEVLKAVVAQFNADQLLTERPHVSALVRDSLVRRAKDFNIVLDDVAITHLSYGAEFSKAVEQKQVAQQEAERSKFVVMKAEQERRAAIIRAEGESEAAKLISQATEAAGTGLIELRRIEASRENAATLSRSGNVWYLPKENNMLLGLNAGR; translated from the coding sequence ATGGGTAGCAGCCAGGCAGCAGTTTCGTTCCTGACCAACATAGCCCGCGCCGCCTTTGGTTTGGGTATCGGCGCCACCGTCCTCAACTCCTCCCTCTACACCGTCGACGGAGGGCAGCGGGCTGTCCTCTTCGACCGCTTCCGCGGTGTCATCGACGACACCGTTGGAGAGGGTACTCACTTCCTCATCCCCTGGCTCCAGAAGCCCTTCATCTTTGACATCCGTACCCGCCCCCACACTTTCTCCTCCATCTCCGGCACCAAGGATCTCCAGATGGTCAACCTCACTCTCCGGGTCCTCTCCCGACCCGAGGTCCCCCGCCTCCCTATCATCTTTAAAACCCTTGGCCTCGAGTACGACGAGAAAGTGCTTCCCTCCATCGGCAACGAGGTCCTCAAGGCCGTTGTCGCCCAGTTCAACGCCGATCAGTTGCTCACCGAGAGGCCCCACGTCTCTGCTCTGGTTCGTGACAGCTTGGTTCGCCGCGCCAAGGACTTCAACATCGTGCTGGATGACGTCGCCATTACTCACTTGTCCTATGGGGCCGAGTTCTCCAAGGCCGTGGAGCAGAAGCAGGTGGCTCAACAGGAGGCTGAGCGCTCCAAGTTTGTGGTTATGAAGGCTGAGCAGGAGCGGAGGGCCGCCATCATCAGGGCTGAGGGTGAAAGTGAGGCTGCCAAGTTGATTTCTCAGGCAACTGAAGCTGCTGGGACTGGTTTGATTGAGCTCCGGAGAATTGAGGCTTCCAGGGAGAATGCTGCCACCTTGTCTAGGAGTGGGAACGTTTGGTACCTCCCCAAGGAAAACAACATGCTTCTGGGTCTCAATGCTGGCCGCTAG
- the LOC113722932 gene encoding trihelix transcription factor GT-1: MYLAHRPRPIDSYKDLSSEELVMDITPHVDLQQQQMILADSGGEDHELRAPKKRAETWVQDETRSLIAFRREVDALFNTSKSNKHLWEQISSKMREKGFDRSPTMCTDKWRNLLKEFKKLKQQDRGNNNCNNSGSASSANKMWYYKELEELLRDRAKNGSYKSPPPPPPSAKVEAYIHFPDKGGLEDGSIPFGSVEENGRASVNLETPLDNDGDPLTITAADAVTANEVPPWNWRTSPDAGSDGHPSYGGRVITVKWGEYRRRIGIDGTADAIKEAIKSAFSLRTKRAFWLEDEDSIIRTIDRDMPLGNYTLHLDEGISFKVCLYNESDRLAVHTEDKTLYTEDDFRDFLTRRGLIGLREIDGYRCFSNIDDLRPGAVYQGVRLLGD, encoded by the exons ATGTACTTGGCCCATAGACCTCGTCCTATTGATTCCTACAAAGATTTATCATCAGAAGAATTGGTGATGGACATTACTCCCCACGTAGACCTGCAGCAGCAGCAGATGATTTTGGCCGACAGCGGCGGCGAGGATCACGAATTGAGGGCTCCCAAGAAACGGGCCGAAACTTGGGTCCAAGATGAGACCCGGAGCCTAATTGCCTTCAGGCGCGAGGTGGATGCATTGTTTAACACCTCCAAATCCAACAAGCATTTGTGGGAGCAAATCTCCAGCAAGATGAGGGAAAAGGGTTTCGACCGTTCCCCGACTATGTGCACGGACAAGTGGAGGAATCTGCTCAAGGAATTCAAGAAATTGAAGCAGCAGGATAGAGGAAATAATAACTGCAATAATAGCGGGAGTGCCTCTTCGGCTAATAAGATGTGGTATTACAAGGAACTGGAGGAGCTGCTCAGAGACAGGGCTAAGAATGGTTCTTACAAGagccctcctcctcctccgccgTCTGCCAAGGTTGAAGCTTATATTCATTTCCCAGATAAAGGAG GTCTTGAGGATGGAAGTATTCCATTTGGATCAGTGGAAG AAAATGGCAGAGCCAGTGTGAACCTTgaaacacctttagataatgaTGGTGACCCTCTTACTATTACTGCTGCTGATGCTGTTACAGCCAATGAAGTTCCTCCTTGGAATTGGAGGACTAGCCCCGATGCTG GCAGTGATGGACACCCTTCCTATGGTGGAAGGGTTATAACAGTCAAGTGGGGCGAGTACAGGAGAAGAATTGGTATAGACGGAACTGCTGATGCCATCAAGGAAGCGATCAAGTCTGCTTTCAGCTTGCGTACCAAAAGGGCATTTTGGTTAGAGGATGAGGACAGCATTATTCGGACTATTGACAGAGACATGCCTCTGGGAAATTATACTCTTCACCTTGATGAAG GGATCTCCTTCAAGGTGTGCCTGTACAATGAGTCTGATCGATTGGCTGTTCATACAGAAGACAAGACACTGTACACTGAAGATGATTTCCGTGATTTCTTGACCCGCCGTGGCTTGATAGGTTTAAGAGAGATCGATGGCTATAGATGCTTTAGCAATATAGATGACCTCCGTCCTGGTGCAGTGTACCAGGGGGTGAGACTTTTAGGGGACTAG
- the LOC113722929 gene encoding uncharacterized protein isoform X1, with translation MCKHGSASFILVIIVVGATGKDMSANYFRALQSVGIPKEVVGVGGCRKFSAGGGKARKGSKGGGAGDAPKESMLSKEVKSTTVVGATILKNGTDPKLLPDAEYPDWLSYLVDKRPVLSELRRKDIEILPCEDLKRFVKLDNRARIKENNSITAKN, from the coding sequence ATGTGTAAGCATGGGTCTGCTTCATTCATCCTTGTAATTATTGTTGTTGGTGCAACAGGAAAAGACATGTCAGCAAATTATTTTAGAGCATTACAAAGTGTTGGTATCCCCAAGGAGGTGGTTGGAGTGGGGGGCTGCCGAAAATTTTCTGCTGGGGGTGGCAAAGCAAGGAAGGGCTCTAAAGGTGGTGGGGCTGGTGATGCTCCAAAGGAATCAATGCTCAGTAAAGAAGTCAAATCCACTACAGTTGTTGGTGCCACTATTCTCAAGAATGGAACAGACCCAAAACTCTTGCCAGATGCAGAATACCCTGATTGGCTGTCATACCTGGTTGACAAACGCCCAGTACTCAGCGAGCTAAGAAGGAAAGACATAGAAATTCTTCCTTGCGAGGACCTAAAACGTTTTGTCAAACTGGACAATCGAGCAAGGATCAAGGAAAATAACTCCATCACAGCCAAGAATTGA
- the LOC113722931 gene encoding glyceraldehyde-3-phosphate dehydrogenase, cytosolic, with protein MAKIKIGINGFGRIGRLVARVALQSDDVELVAVNDPFITTDYMIYMFKYDTVHGQYKKHELKVQDSKTILFGDKPVTVFGSRNPEEIPWGEAGADFVVESTGVFTDKDKAAAHLKGGAKKVIISAPSKDAPMFVIGVNEKDYKPDIDIVSNASCTTNCLAPLAKVLNDRFGIVEGLMTTVHSITATQKTVDGPSMKDWRGGRAASFNIIPSSTGAAKAVGKVLPALNGKLTGMSFRVPTVDVSVVDLTARLEKAATYDEIKAAMKEESETNLKGILGYTEDDVVSSDFVGDSRSSIFDAKAGIALNGNFVKVVSWYDNEWGYSNRVVDLIRHMAKSQ; from the exons ATGGCCAAAATTAAGATCGGAATTAACG GCTTTGGAAGGATCGGCCGTTTGGTCGCCAGAGTCGCTCTCCAGAGTGATGACGTTGAACTCGTCGCTGTCAATGATCCATTCATCACCACTGATTACATG ATCTACATGTTCAAATACGATACTGTTCACGGCCAATACAAAAAGCATGAGCTCAAGGTCCAGGATTCTAAGACCATTCTCTTTGGTGACAAGCCTGTCACTGTCTTTGGCAGCAG GAACCCAGAGGAGATTCCATGGGGTGAGGCTGGAGCTGACTTTGTTGTTGAATCCACTGGAGTCTTTACTGACAAGGACAAAGCTGCTGCCCACTTGAAG GGAGGTgccaagaaagttatcatttCTGCCCCAAGTAAGGACGCTCCAATGTTTGTCATAGGTGTGAACGAGAAAGATTACAAGCCTGATATTGATATTGTCTCCAATGCCAGTTGCACAACCAACTGTCTTGCTCCTTTGGCTAAA GTTCTTAATGATAGATTTGGTATTGTTGAGGGCCTTATGACAACAGTGCACTCCATAACTG CCACACAAAAGACTGTGGATGGTCCATCAATGAAGGACTGGAGAGGTGGCAGGGCTGCATCATTCAACATTATTCCCAGCAGTACTGGTGCCGCCAAG GCTGTTGGAAAAGTTCTACCCGCTCTAAATGGAAAGCTTACTGGGATGTCTTTCCGTGTTCCAACTGTTGATGTCTCTGTGGTTGATCTTACTGCAAGGCTCGAGAAGGCTGCCACATATGATGAAATCAAAGCTGCCATGAA GGAGGAGTCTGAGACTAATTTGAAGGGAATCCTGGGTTACACAGAGGATGATGTTGTGTCCAGTGACTTCGTTGGTGACAGCAG GTCAAGCATTTTCGATGCCAAGGCAGGTATTGCTTTGAATGGCAACTTTGTGAAGGTGGTCTCTTGGTATGATAACGAATGGGGTTACAG CAACCGTGTTGTTGACTTGATTCGACACATGGCAAAAAGTCAATAG
- the LOC113722929 gene encoding uncharacterized protein isoform X2: MSANYFRALQSVGIPKEVVGVGGCRKFSAGGGKARKGSKGGGAGDAPKESMLSKEVKSTTVVGATILKNGTDPKLLPDAEYPDWLSYLVDKRPVLSELRRKDIEILPCEDLKRFVKLDNRARIKENNSITAKN, from the coding sequence ATGTCAGCAAATTATTTTAGAGCATTACAAAGTGTTGGTATCCCCAAGGAGGTGGTTGGAGTGGGGGGCTGCCGAAAATTTTCTGCTGGGGGTGGCAAAGCAAGGAAGGGCTCTAAAGGTGGTGGGGCTGGTGATGCTCCAAAGGAATCAATGCTCAGTAAAGAAGTCAAATCCACTACAGTTGTTGGTGCCACTATTCTCAAGAATGGAACAGACCCAAAACTCTTGCCAGATGCAGAATACCCTGATTGGCTGTCATACCTGGTTGACAAACGCCCAGTACTCAGCGAGCTAAGAAGGAAAGACATAGAAATTCTTCCTTGCGAGGACCTAAAACGTTTTGTCAAACTGGACAATCGAGCAAGGATCAAGGAAAATAACTCCATCACAGCCAAGAATTGA